In Comamonas koreensis, the genomic stretch CATGTCCCGAAAAACCTCCACCACCGTCCTCACCACGCTGGCCATCGCTGCGGCGATTGGCATTGGTGCCTTTGTCTACCAGGGCACGGGGCAGGCGGCCGCGCCCGAGAGCCGGTTTGTGCTGCTCAACGGCAGCACGCAGACGACGGCCGACATGAAGGGCAAGGTCACCCTGGTGAACTTCTGGGCCACCAGCTGCACCACCTGCGTGGCGGAAATGCCCGAGATCATCAAGACCTACGACAAGTACAAGGACCGTGGCTACGACACCATGGCAGTGGCCATGCACTACGACCCGCCCAGCTATGTCGTCAACTTTGCAGAGTCGCGCAAGCTGCCTTTCAAGGTCGCGATCGACAACACCGGCCAGATTGCCAAGGACTGGGGCGACATCCAACTCACCCCGACCACCTTTGTCGTGAACAAGCAGGGCCAGGTGGTCAAGCGCTATGTGGGCGCGCCCAATTTTGAGGAGCTGCACAAGCTGATCGACAAGCTGCTCGCAGAGACCTGAACCTTTGCAGCACCCCCCCAAGAAAACCGCCCTTGATAGGCGGTTTTTCAATGGCGCCTGCGATGGCGCGGGCGCTACACTGCACATTCCTTGACTAAGCGCCGCCGCTGTGGACCGACCTGAGATAACGTTCCTGCACCCCACCACACCGGAAGAGCTCGCCGTGACCCGCGAGATCTTTCGGGAATATGCCCAGTCACTGGATATTGATCTGGGTTTCCAGGGTTTTGAGGAAGAGCTGGCCGAGCTGCCCGGCGAATATGGCGACCCACGCGGCGACCTGGTGCTGGCGCTGGTGGAAGGCTCGGTCGCCGGCTGCTGCGCGCTGCGGCCCATGGACGACGTGGACTACAGCAACGCCTGCGAGATGAAGCGCCTCTATGTGCGCAAGGCCTTCCGGGGCTTTGGCCTGGGCCGCCAGCTGGTGGACTACACCATGGCCAGCGCGATCCGCCTGGGATATGACTGCATCCTGCTCGACACGTTGGACAGCATGGAGTCGGCCCGCGCGCTCTATGCCGATTTTGGCTTTGAAGAGATTCCGCCCTACTACCACAACCCCGTCGCCGGTACGCACTACCTCAAGGCCGACGTCCATCCCTGACCGCTGCGCTAGGAACAGCGCACTGCAGATACCGCTGCCAGCCACAAAAAAGCACGCCCAGGCGTGCTTTGTGCATTCCGGCCAGGCCCTGCAACGCCTTGCAGCGCAGCAGCAGCCCGATGTGGCCTTAGGCCTGCTTGGCTTGGGCCAGGATGGTGTCGGCATCGCTGACCGTGAACTGGCCAGGGGCTTCCACGTTCAGCTGCACCACCTTGCCATCCTTGACCAGCATGGAGTAGCGGTTGCTGCGCAGGCCCAGGCCCTTGCCGTTGAGGTCCAGCGTCAGGCCGGTGGCCTTGGCAAAGGCGGCATCGCCGTCACCAATCATGCGCACCTTGCCTTCGGTGTGCTGGTCCTTGCCCCAAGCGCCCATCACAAAGGCGTCATTGACGGACAGGCACCAGATTTCATCCACACCGGCGGCCTTGAAGGCGTCTGCCTTTTCCACGTAGCCAGGCAGGTGCTTGGCCGAGCAGGTCGGCGTGAAAGCGCCGGGCACCGCAAACAAAGCGATGGTCTTGCCAGCCGCTTCCTTGCTCACATCAAAGGCATTGGGGCCCAGGCTGCAGCCATTGCCTTCGACCGCCACAAACTCGCTCAGGGTTGCAGAGGGAAGCGAATCGCCAACTTTGATCATGGTGTACTCCTTGTAAATTGCCCATCAGGCAGTGATCCCGCCGGCCGGAGGGCCAAAACGGGCATAAAAAAACGACCCACAGATTGTGGGTCGTTTTTGAAGTTACGTTGGTGCAAGTCGCAAAAGACTTAAACCAAAGCAGCCTTTTGCACCAAGCGGGTAGCAACCCAGTTCTTGGTCTTGGAGAGCGGACGGCTCTCGGTGATCTCGATCGTATCGCCGGTGTTGTACTCGCCCTTTTCGTCGTGGGCGTGGTACTTGCTGGACTTGATCATGATCTTGTCGTAGATGGGGTGCTTCACGCGACGTTCTACCAGAACGGTCACGGTCTTTTCACGCTTATCGCTGACCACCTTGCCAATCAAGGTGCGCTTGAGGGATTTTTTAGCTTCCGTCATGTCGGCTCCTATTACTTGGCGGCTTGCTTTTCAGCAAGAATGGTCTTGGCACGTGCCACATCGCGGCGGGTAGCCTTGATGGTAGCGGTGTTGCCCAGTTGTTGCGTTGCCTTTTGCATGCGCAGACCAAAGTGAGCCTTTTGCAAGGACTTGATCTCGGCTTCCAGGCCAGCAACGTCTTTTTGGCGCAGTTCAGCAGCTTTCGTCATATCGATTTCTCCTGAATTTAAGCGCCAAGCTGACGGGTAACGAACGTGGTGCGCAGCGGCAGCTTGGCAGCAGCCAGGCGGAACGCTTCGCGGGCCAGTTCTTCGGGCACGCCAACGATTTCGAACACCATCTTACCGGGCTGAATTTCAGCCACGTAGTACTCTGGGTTGCCCTTACCGTTACCCATACGGACTTCGGCTGGCTTGGTCGAGATTGGCTTGTCAGGGAACACGCGGATCCAGATACGGCCGCCACGCTTGACGTGACGGGAGATTGCACGACGTGCAGCCTCGATCTGGCGGGCCGTCAGGCGGCCACGGTCCGTGCATTTCAGGCCGAAATCACCGAACGCTACCGTGTTACCACGGGTTGCGATACCAGTGTTGCGACCCTTTTGCTCCTTGCGGTATTTGCGGCGAGCAGGTTGCAGCATAGTTATTCTCCTTTACCGTCCGCTGCTGTAGCGGGCGCGTCAGTCTTGCGAACGCGCTTAACGGAATCAGCACCAGCGCCGGCGGGCTTGTCGCTGCCGTCTGCAGGAGCCGTGTTACCACCAGCGGGGCGACGAGGGCCACGCGATGGACGATCGCCATTGCGGTTGTCACGACGAGGACCACGTGGACGACGCTCTTCTTCAGGACGTGGCGTTTCTGCGGCTGGCAGATCGTTACGACCCAGAGTGTCACCCTTGTAGACCCACACCTTCACGCCGATCACACCGTAGGTGGTCTTGGCTTCGGAGGTGCCGTAATCGATGTCGGCGCGCAGGGTGTGCAGTGGCACACGACCTTCGCGGTACCACTCGGTACGTGCGATTTCGATACCGTTGAGACGGCCCGA encodes the following:
- the rpsQ gene encoding 30S ribosomal protein S17; protein product: MTEAKKSLKRTLIGKVVSDKREKTVTVLVERRVKHPIYDKIMIKSSKYHAHDEKGEYNTGDTIEITESRPLSKTKNWVATRLVQKAALV
- the rpmC gene encoding 50S ribosomal protein L29, which gives rise to MTKAAELRQKDVAGLEAEIKSLQKAHFGLRMQKATQQLGNTATIKATRRDVARAKTILAEKQAAK
- a CDS encoding TlpA family protein disulfide reductase; amino-acid sequence: MSRKTSTTVLTTLAIAAAIGIGAFVYQGTGQAAAPESRFVLLNGSTQTTADMKGKVTLVNFWATSCTTCVAEMPEIIKTYDKYKDRGYDTMAVAMHYDPPSYVVNFAESRKLPFKVAIDNTGQIAKDWGDIQLTPTTFVVNKQGQVVKRYVGAPNFEELHKLIDKLLAET
- a CDS encoding peroxiredoxin, giving the protein MIKVGDSLPSATLSEFVAVEGNGCSLGPNAFDVSKEAAGKTIALFAVPGAFTPTCSAKHLPGYVEKADAFKAAGVDEIWCLSVNDAFVMGAWGKDQHTEGKVRMIGDGDAAFAKATGLTLDLNGKGLGLRSNRYSMLVKDGKVVQLNVEAPGQFTVSDADTILAQAKQA
- the rplP gene encoding 50S ribosomal protein L16; the protein is MLQPARRKYRKEQKGRNTGIATRGNTVAFGDFGLKCTDRGRLTARQIEAARRAISRHVKRGGRIWIRVFPDKPISTKPAEVRMGNGKGNPEYYVAEIQPGKMVFEIVGVPEELAREAFRLAAAKLPLRTTFVTRQLGA
- a CDS encoding GNAT family N-acetyltransferase, whose protein sequence is MDRPEITFLHPTTPEELAVTREIFREYAQSLDIDLGFQGFEEELAELPGEYGDPRGDLVLALVEGSVAGCCALRPMDDVDYSNACEMKRLYVRKAFRGFGLGRQLVDYTMASAIRLGYDCILLDTLDSMESARALYADFGFEEIPPYYHNPVAGTHYLKADVHP